In a single window of the Natator depressus isolate rNatDep1 chromosome 24, rNatDep2.hap1, whole genome shotgun sequence genome:
- the S100A16 gene encoding protein S100-A16 isoform X1 produces the protein MPGTKETEMSGNSSELEWALQVLVKNFDKYASGCCKKPRRISKKDFRKMLSRELNHMLTDTGNKRAADKLICDLDENKDGLISFEEYWTLIGGIAGPIACLIRQQEHGTKFTK, from the exons GGACCAAGGAGACAGAGATGTCGGGCAACTCGTCGGAGCTGGAATGGGCCCTCCAGGTGCTGGTGAAGAACTTTGACAAATACGCCAGCGGGTGCTGCAAGAAACCCCGGCGCATCAGCAAGAAGGATTTCCGCAAGATGCTGAGCCGGGAGCTCAACCACATGCTGACG GACACCGGGAACAAGCGCGCGGCCGACAAGCTCATCTGTGACCTGGACGAGAACAAGGATGGGCTGATCAGCTTCGAGGAGTACTGGACCCTGATCGGCGGCATCGCCGGCCCCATCGCCTGCCTCATCCGCCAGCAGGAACACGGCACCAAGTTCACCAAGTAG
- the S100A16 gene encoding protein S100-A16 isoform X2 has product MSGNSSELEWALQVLVKNFDKYASGCCKKPRRISKKDFRKMLSRELNHMLTDTGNKRAADKLICDLDENKDGLISFEEYWTLIGGIAGPIACLIRQQEHGTKFTK; this is encoded by the exons ATGTCGGGCAACTCGTCGGAGCTGGAATGGGCCCTCCAGGTGCTGGTGAAGAACTTTGACAAATACGCCAGCGGGTGCTGCAAGAAACCCCGGCGCATCAGCAAGAAGGATTTCCGCAAGATGCTGAGCCGGGAGCTCAACCACATGCTGACG GACACCGGGAACAAGCGCGCGGCCGACAAGCTCATCTGTGACCTGGACGAGAACAAGGATGGGCTGATCAGCTTCGAGGAGTACTGGACCCTGATCGGCGGCATCGCCGGCCCCATCGCCTGCCTCATCCGCCAGCAGGAACACGGCACCAAGTTCACCAAGTAG